From Cellulophaga lytica DSM 7489, a single genomic window includes:
- the uvrA gene encoding excinuclease ABC subunit UvrA: MITYEENIEVKGARVHNLKNIDVTIPREKLVVITGLSGSGKSSLAFDTIYAEGQRRYIETFSAYARQFLGGLERPDVDKIDGLSPVIAIEQKTTSKSPRSTVGTITEIYDFLRLLFARAADAHSYNTGEKMVSYSDAQIKELIINDFKDKKINVLAPVIKSRKGHYRELFEQIAKQGFVKVRVDGEIVDIVKGLKLDRYKVHDIEIVIDRLKISDNADLDKRITETINTAMYSGDNVLMILEEGKKEPRYFSRDLMCPTTGISYPKPEPNTFSFNSPKGMCPSCNGLGHKYQVNTSKIFPDTKLSIKDGGIAPLGKFKNSWAFKQLDVIAQRYNFKLTDPISKIPEEAIEVILNGGNESFEVDSKTLGIKRNYKIEYEGISNFIESQYNEANSAPIKRWAKEFMDKVVCPTCEGSRLQKASLYFKFDDKNIADLATMDIVDLAEFFSKVDKKLTKNQLKIAEEVIKEIKTRLQFLLNVGLDYLSLNRSSKSLSGGEAQRIRLATQIGSQLVGVLYILDEPSIGLHQRDNERLIASLEALRDIGNSVIVVEHDKDMIERADHVIDIGPKAGKHGGQIISEGKPEDLKNYNTLTADYITGKREISVPKKRRKGNGKKIKLTGCTGNNLKNVSVEFPLGQMIGVTGVSGSGKSTLINETLYPILNAYYFNGVKKPMPYKKITGLEHIDKVIDINQSPIGRTPRSNPATYTGVFGEIRALFAKTQEAAIRGYKPGRFSFNVTGGRCETCQGGGLRVIEMNFLPDVYVDCETCNGKRFNRETLEIRYKGKSIADVLEMTINEAVTFFENIPKINRKLKTIQDVGLGYISLGQQSTTLSGGEAQRIKLATELSKRDTGNTFYILDEPTTGLHFEDIRVLMEVLNKLVDKGNTVLVIEHNMDVIKMVDYIIDIGYEGGRGGGKLVAKGTPEEIIKDKKSYTAKFLKKEL, translated from the coding sequence ATGATTACATACGAAGAAAACATAGAGGTAAAAGGTGCACGTGTGCACAACCTTAAAAATATAGACGTTACCATACCTAGAGAAAAGCTTGTTGTTATTACAGGCCTGTCTGGTAGTGGTAAGTCTTCATTAGCTTTTGACACTATTTATGCAGAAGGCCAACGTAGGTATATAGAAACTTTTTCTGCCTATGCTCGTCAGTTTTTAGGTGGTTTAGAGCGTCCAGATGTGGATAAAATAGATGGATTATCGCCAGTAATTGCCATAGAGCAAAAGACAACGTCAAAGTCTCCACGATCTACAGTAGGTACAATTACCGAAATATATGACTTTTTAAGACTCCTTTTTGCTCGTGCAGCAGATGCACATAGTTACAACACAGGAGAAAAAATGGTTAGTTATAGTGATGCTCAAATAAAGGAGCTTATTATAAACGATTTTAAAGACAAAAAAATAAACGTTCTTGCTCCTGTTATTAAATCTAGAAAAGGTCATTACCGTGAGTTGTTTGAGCAAATTGCTAAACAAGGATTTGTAAAAGTAAGAGTAGACGGCGAAATTGTAGACATTGTTAAAGGTTTAAAATTAGATCGTTACAAAGTACATGATATAGAGATTGTTATAGACAGGTTAAAAATATCAGACAACGCAGACCTAGATAAACGTATTACAGAAACCATAAATACAGCAATGTATAGTGGTGATAATGTATTAATGATTTTGGAAGAAGGTAAAAAAGAACCTCGCTATTTTAGTAGAGATTTAATGTGCCCTACCACAGGTATATCTTACCCAAAACCAGAACCAAATACATTTTCTTTTAACTCACCAAAGGGTATGTGCCCTAGCTGTAATGGCTTGGGTCATAAATACCAAGTTAATACATCTAAAATTTTTCCAGATACTAAGTTATCTATTAAGGATGGTGGTATTGCTCCATTAGGTAAGTTTAAAAATTCTTGGGCTTTTAAACAGTTAGATGTTATTGCTCAGCGTTACAATTTTAAATTAACAGATCCTATTTCTAAAATACCAGAAGAGGCTATAGAAGTTATTTTAAATGGTGGTAATGAAAGTTTTGAGGTAGATTCTAAAACACTAGGCATAAAACGAAACTATAAAATTGAATACGAGGGTATTTCTAATTTTATTGAAAGCCAATATAACGAGGCTAACTCTGCTCCTATTAAACGTTGGGCTAAAGAGTTTATGGACAAAGTTGTTTGTCCTACTTGTGAAGGCTCTAGACTGCAAAAAGCATCTTTATATTTTAAATTTGATGATAAAAATATTGCAGATTTAGCAACAATGGATATTGTTGACTTGGCAGAGTTTTTTAGTAAGGTTGATAAAAAGCTCACTAAAAATCAACTTAAAATTGCTGAAGAAGTCATTAAAGAAATAAAAACTAGGCTACAATTTTTACTAAATGTTGGTTTAGACTATTTATCATTAAACAGAAGCTCTAAATCTTTATCTGGTGGTGAGGCACAACGTATACGTTTAGCCACACAAATAGGATCTCAACTAGTAGGTGTTTTATATATTTTAGATGAACCAAGTATTGGGTTACACCAAAGAGACAACGAGCGTTTAATAGCATCTTTAGAGGCTTTAAGAGATATAGGAAACTCTGTTATTGTAGTAGAACATGACAAAGATATGATAGAGCGTGCAGACCACGTTATAGATATTGGACCAAAAGCGGGCAAGCACGGCGGACAAATAATTTCTGAAGGTAAACCTGAAGATTTAAAAAATTACAATACACTTACTGCTGATTATATTACAGGTAAGAGAGAAATTTCCGTTCCTAAAAAACGAAGAAAAGGAAATGGTAAAAAAATAAAACTTACGGGTTGTACAGGTAACAATTTAAAAAATGTTTCAGTAGAATTTCCTCTAGGTCAAATGATTGGAGTAACAGGAGTTTCAGGCAGTGGAAAATCTACCTTAATTAATGAAACCCTCTACCCTATTTTAAATGCTTACTATTTTAACGGTGTTAAAAAACCAATGCCGTATAAAAAAATTACAGGCTTAGAGCATATAGATAAAGTAATAGATATTAACCAATCACCAATTGGCAGAACTCCACGTTCTAACCCAGCAACATATACAGGTGTTTTTGGAGAAATACGAGCCTTATTTGCTAAAACACAAGAAGCAGCAATTAGAGGCTACAAACCAGGTCGTTTTAGTTTTAATGTTACTGGCGGAAGGTGTGAGACTTGTCAAGGTGGAGGTCTACGCGTTATAGAAATGAACTTTTTACCAGATGTTTACGTAGATTGTGAAACCTGTAATGGCAAACGTTTTAATAGAGAAACCTTAGAAATTAGATACAAAGGAAAATCTATTGCAGATGTATTAGAAATGACAATTAATGAAGCTGTTACTTTTTTTGAAAACATCCCAAAAATTAATCGCAAATTAAAAACCATACAAGATGTAGGTTTAGGATACATTTCTCTTGGCCAACAATCTACTACATTATCTGGTGGTGAAGCACAACGTATTAAGTTAGCTACAGAATTATCTAAAAGAGATACAGGTAATACTTTTTATATTTTAGATGAGCCTACAACAGGATTGCATTTTGAAGATATTCGTGTACTAATGGAAGTTTTAAACAAATTAGTAGACAAAGGAAATACAGTTTTAGTTATTGAACACAATATGGATGTAATTAAAATGGTAGATTATATTATAGATATTGGTTATGAAGGTGGCCGTGGCGGAGGAAAATTGGTAGCAAAAGGAACACCAGAAGAAATTATTAAGGATAAAAAAAGTTACACTGCAAAGTTTCTTAAAAAAGAATTATAA
- the holA gene encoding DNA polymerase III subunit delta, which translates to MDEVKKLISDIKNGNVKPIYFLMGEESYYIDKISEYIEKTVLTEEERGFNQMVLYGKDVTIDDIVSNAKRYPMMAEKQVVVVKEAQHLSRTIDNLTSYANNPQLTTVLVICYKYGKLDKRKKLYKAVQKTGVLFESKSLYENKVADWIMKVLKGSGYTITPVAAQLLVEYLGTSLSKINNELEKLKIVITKDTQITPATIEEHIGISKDFNNFELKKAIGERNTLKAARIINYFAQNPKDNPFVVTVTVLHTYFTQILQYHGLKDHSKSNVAKVLGVNPYFVNEYQTAARNFPMKKVSGIISALRDLDLKGKGVGAYNMSQADLLKELLVKVF; encoded by the coding sequence ATGGACGAAGTAAAAAAACTAATCTCCGATATAAAAAACGGAAACGTAAAACCTATATATTTTTTAATGGGAGAGGAGTCTTACTATATAGATAAGATATCTGAATATATTGAAAAAACTGTGTTAACAGAAGAGGAGCGTGGTTTTAACCAAATGGTATTGTATGGTAAGGATGTAACTATAGATGACATTGTTTCTAATGCCAAGCGTTACCCAATGATGGCAGAAAAGCAAGTTGTAGTTGTAAAAGAAGCGCAACATTTATCTAGAACAATAGATAACTTAACAAGCTACGCTAACAACCCACAACTAACCACGGTACTGGTAATTTGTTATAAGTATGGTAAGTTAGATAAGCGTAAAAAATTGTATAAAGCTGTACAAAAAACTGGTGTTTTGTTTGAAAGTAAAAGTTTGTATGAAAACAAAGTCGCAGACTGGATAATGAAAGTGTTAAAAGGCAGTGGTTATACAATTACACCTGTTGCTGCACAGTTGCTTGTAGAGTATTTGGGTACCAGTTTAAGTAAAATTAATAACGAGTTAGAAAAGCTAAAAATAGTTATTACAAAAGATACGCAAATTACACCTGCAACCATAGAGGAACATATTGGTATTAGTAAGGATTTTAATAATTTTGAGCTTAAAAAGGCAATAGGCGAGCGTAATACTTTAAAAGCAGCGCGTATTATAAACTACTTTGCACAAAACCCAAAGGATAACCCGTTTGTGGTAACAGTAACCGTGTTGCATACTTATTTTACACAAATACTACAGTACCACGGATTAAAAGACCATTCTAAAAGCAATGTAGCTAAAGTGTTGGGTGTAAATCCATATTTTGTTAATGAATACCAAACAGCAGCCAGAAATTTTCCAATGAAAAAAGTTAGTGGAATAATATCTGCTTTACGAGATTTAGATTTAAAGGGGAAAGGTGTAGGTGCCTATAATATGTCTCAGGCAGACTTACTAAAAGAGCTTTTGGTAAAAGTTTTTTAA
- a CDS encoding aminopeptidase N → MTAFKIKKNVIYTVIGILFLNCVQLRAQHKTIINAFLDTSCHEISIQQEFNYKNTSKDTLEVLYFNDWPNAYSSKKTALAKRFSEEFKKSLHLAKPKERGYTNIIKAKDNKGNTLANKHTKSKDIVMFILNKPLAPDTTLTLKINYKVQLPPNKYTNFGYSNDSTYYLKDWYLTPATYNGKWNLYSNKNLEDLQTDATTTKLYLTINKDYYVTTNLNKTNEYSLNGNKTIVIDGENRKSAEVILSNQKEFITHITPDLTIETDFKASKYPEILQGISINKVAKYIKDNLGEYPHKKILVSELDYKKNPLYGINQLPSFIVPYSEAFSYELKLLKTTLYKILNESVYLNPRKEKWVTDAIVNYLMITYVDEFYNGQKLLGKFSKIWGVRSFEISKYDFNDQYALMSMLTSRKNLDQPLTASNDSLIKFNQRIANSYKSGLGLTYLSEYIGYNNVKGSIKEFYKKYNQQKVTTNDFENILKKSTNKDINWFFNEFISTNDRIDFKIKKIEKTEDSLTVTIKNKTSTNLPISLFGLKNDSIVSKYWVSNVVTQKNVTIPRNGEDKLVLNYDKKIPEYNQRDNWKSLKGFLASNKKLRLQFFKDAENPYYNQIFYNPEMRFNAYDGFTPILKLHNKTLLDRPFVFALNPGYATKENAFVGSGNFTIRDQHKNKNLFLSTYSLSFSTFHFQKNSRYSTITPSFGLAWRPKDLRSNRGQSLFVRYINVFRDFDPTFVEANELEPDYSVLNARFRDTNNDLINYLSWFVDAQYAGKFSKLSFDLEYRKLFQNNRQFNLRFFAGKFINNKTDDDYFSYALDRPTDYLFDYSYLGRSASSGIYSQQIIIAEGGFKSKLDNPFANDWIATTNASTNIYRWIEAYGDIGYLKNKGSKARFVYDAGIRLNLVTDYFELFFPMYSNNGWEVSQPNYGEKIRFIVTLSPKSLTGLFTRKWF, encoded by the coding sequence ATGACAGCATTTAAAATAAAGAAAAATGTAATATACACAGTTATAGGAATACTTTTCCTAAACTGTGTACAATTACGTGCGCAACACAAAACTATTATAAATGCTTTTTTAGATACATCTTGTCATGAAATTTCTATTCAGCAAGAGTTTAACTATAAAAACACATCAAAAGATACATTAGAGGTTTTATATTTTAACGATTGGCCTAACGCCTATTCTAGCAAAAAAACAGCTTTAGCAAAACGTTTTTCTGAAGAATTTAAAAAAAGTTTACATTTAGCAAAACCTAAAGAAAGAGGCTACACAAATATTATTAAAGCCAAGGACAATAAAGGTAACACACTTGCTAACAAACATACAAAAAGTAAAGACATAGTGATGTTTATACTTAATAAACCACTAGCTCCAGATACTACCTTAACACTAAAAATAAATTACAAAGTACAGTTACCACCAAACAAATACACTAATTTTGGTTATAGTAATGATAGTACTTACTACCTAAAAGACTGGTATTTAACACCTGCAACCTACAATGGCAAATGGAACCTTTACTCTAACAAAAACCTAGAGGACTTACAAACAGATGCTACAACAACCAAACTCTACTTAACTATAAATAAAGACTATTACGTTACTACAAACCTTAATAAAACTAATGAATACAGTTTAAACGGGAATAAAACAATAGTTATTGATGGAGAAAACAGAAAAAGTGCCGAAGTAATTCTAAGTAATCAAAAAGAATTTATTACCCATATTACTCCAGACCTTACAATAGAAACCGATTTTAAAGCTTCAAAATACCCCGAAATTTTACAAGGAATTTCTATTAATAAAGTTGCCAAATATATAAAAGATAATTTAGGAGAATACCCACATAAGAAAATATTAGTAAGTGAGTTAGATTATAAAAAGAACCCATTATACGGCATTAACCAACTACCTTCTTTTATAGTTCCTTACTCAGAAGCCTTTAGTTATGAACTAAAACTATTAAAAACTACACTTTATAAAATTTTAAATGAGAGTGTATATTTAAACCCCAGAAAAGAAAAATGGGTTACAGATGCTATAGTTAATTATTTAATGATTACGTATGTAGATGAGTTTTACAATGGTCAAAAATTACTGGGTAAGTTTTCAAAAATATGGGGAGTTAGAAGTTTTGAAATTTCTAAGTATGATTTTAATGATCAGTACGCCTTAATGTCTATGCTTACCAGCAGAAAAAATCTAGATCAACCATTAACAGCATCTAACGATTCTTTAATAAAATTTAATCAACGAATAGCAAACAGTTATAAATCTGGCTTAGGACTCACCTATTTATCAGAATATATTGGTTATAATAATGTAAAAGGAAGTATTAAGGAATTTTACAAAAAATACAACCAACAAAAAGTTACTACTAATGATTTTGAAAATATTTTAAAAAAATCTACCAATAAAGATATAAATTGGTTTTTTAATGAGTTTATATCTACCAATGATAGAATAGATTTTAAAATTAAAAAAATTGAAAAAACTGAAGACTCACTAACTGTTACAATTAAAAATAAAACATCTACAAATCTTCCTATTTCCTTATTTGGTTTAAAAAATGATTCTATAGTATCTAAATATTGGGTATCTAATGTAGTAACTCAAAAAAACGTAACTATACCAAGAAACGGAGAAGATAAGTTGGTATTAAACTACGATAAAAAAATACCAGAGTACAACCAAAGAGACAACTGGAAATCTCTAAAAGGCTTTTTAGCTAGTAACAAAAAGTTAAGATTACAGTTTTTTAAAGATGCAGAAAACCCATACTATAACCAAATATTTTACAATCCAGAAATGAGGTTTAATGCTTATGATGGCTTTACACCTATTTTAAAACTGCACAACAAAACGTTACTAGATAGGCCATTTGTATTTGCACTAAACCCAGGTTATGCAACAAAGGAAAATGCTTTTGTTGGTTCTGGAAACTTTACAATTAGAGATCAGCATAAAAATAAAAACTTATTTTTAAGTACATACTCTTTAAGCTTTTCTACATTTCATTTTCAAAAAAACTCTAGATACTCTACCATTACTCCTTCTTTTGGACTAGCGTGGAGACCAAAAGACCTAAGATCTAACAGAGGTCAAAGTCTTTTTGTACGCTATATAAATGTATTTCGTGATTTTGACCCAACTTTTGTAGAAGCTAATGAGCTAGAGCCAGATTATAGTGTTTTAAATGCAAGATTTAGAGATACAAATAACGACTTAATAAATTATTTATCTTGGTTTGTAGATGCACAATATGCAGGCAAATTTTCTAAACTTTCTTTTGACTTAGAATATCGCAAACTTTTTCAAAATAACAGACAATTTAATTTAAGGTTTTTTGCTGGTAAGTTTATAAACAATAAAACTGATGATGACTATTTTAGTTATGCATTAGACAGACCTACAGATTATTTGTTTGATTACTCTTATTTAGGTAGATCAGCATCTTCTGGTATTTATAGCCAACAAATAATTATTGCAGAAGGAGGATTTAAATCTAAATTAGATAACCCCTTTGCTAATGATTGGATAGCTACTACAAACGCAAGTACCAATATTTATAGGTGGATAGAAGCTTACGGAGATATTGGCTACTTAAAAAACAAAGGCTCTAAAGCACGCTTTGTGTATGATGCTGGTATACGTTTAAACTTAGTAACAGATTATTTTGAGCTATTTTTTCCTATGTATTCTAATAATGGATGGGAAGTGTCTCAACCAAATTACGGAGAAAAAATACGTTTTATTGTTACTTTAAGCCCAAAGTCCCTAACTGGGTTATTTACAAGAAAATGGTTTTAA
- a CDS encoding type I restriction enzyme HsdR N-terminal domain-containing protein has product MQKLNFSTHNFRFKNSENKVYIFDVIRKKFVVLQPEEWVRQHVVHHLIHQKKYPISLINVEKQLVINDLKKRYDVVVFKPNGNINILVECKAPEITITQATFDQIARYNMQLDANYLMVTNGLNHFYCKTNSTEDNYTFLRDIPDFNR; this is encoded by the coding sequence ATGCAGAAGCTAAATTTTTCCACGCACAACTTCCGTTTCAAAAATAGCGAAAATAAAGTCTATATTTTTGATGTAATACGAAAAAAGTTTGTGGTTTTACAACCTGAAGAATGGGTTAGGCAACATGTGGTACATCATCTTATTCATCAAAAAAAATACCCAATTAGCCTTATTAATGTAGAAAAACAACTGGTAATTAATGACTTAAAAAAAAGATATGATGTTGTTGTTTTTAAACCAAATGGAAACATTAACATTTTGGTAGAATGTAAAGCTCCAGAAATAACAATTACACAAGCTACTTTTGACCAAATTGCACGTTACAATATGCAATTAGATGCAAATTATTTAATGGTTACTAACGGATTAAATCATTTTTATTGCAAAACAAATAGTACCGAAGATAATTATACGTTTTTACGTGATATTCCTGATTTTAACCGTTAA
- a CDS encoding alpha-ketoacid dehydrogenase subunit alpha/beta, whose translation MSVKPQTKDDISFDDFKSQIIKDYEIAVLSRECSLLGRREVLTGKAKFGIFGDGKELPQLAMARSFKNGDFRSGYYRDQTFMMALGLLNAKQFFHGLYATTDITKDPMSAGRQMGGHFGTHSLNEDGSWKNLTEQKNSSPDISPTAGQMPRLLGLAQASKIYRNVSGIDTTNFSNNGNEVAWGTIGNASTSEGHFFETINAAGVLQVPMVISVWDDAYGISVHARHQTTKENISEILKGFQRDENNKGYEIIKVNGWDYTALIHAYENASEIARTEHVPVLIHVKELTQPQGHSTSGSHERYKSPERLEWEKENDCNKRFKEWIIENNIATEEELNAIDKETKKEVRTAKKEAWAEFINPNKEEKKALVVVLDNAASKSPNKNFIAKIKNDLIAIEEPIKRDLASSARKALRYLIGENSPEKQALTNWITNYLNEMQPKYSSHLYSNLPNKATNIEEVKPVYDENPESVDGRVILRDNFDHIFGNNPNTLIFGEDAGAIGDVNQGLEGLQAKYGEHRVADTGIREATIIGQGIGMALRGLRPIAEIQYLDYLMYALQTLSDDLATLLYRTVGKQKAPLIIRTRGHRLEGIWHSGSQMGGFIHLLRGMHILVPRNMVKAAGFYNTLLKSDEPALVIECLNGYRLKEDKPANLGEHCTPIGVVETVKEGTDITVLSYGSTLRIVQQVAKELLEVGIDIEVIDAQSLLPFDINHDVVKSVQKTNRLLVVDEDVPGGCSAYLLQEITEKQGAYKYLDSMPQAITANAHRPAYATDGDYFSKPNAEDIFEKIYDIMHEANPSSFPKLR comes from the coding sequence ATGAGCGTAAAACCACAAACAAAAGACGATATTTCTTTCGACGATTTTAAATCGCAAATCATTAAAGATTATGAAATAGCCGTATTAAGTAGGGAGTGCAGCTTGTTAGGGAGACGAGAAGTCTTAACTGGTAAAGCTAAATTTGGAATATTTGGTGACGGTAAAGAGCTTCCACAATTAGCAATGGCACGTTCTTTTAAAAACGGCGATTTTAGAAGTGGGTACTATAGAGACCAAACTTTTATGATGGCTTTAGGTTTATTAAACGCTAAGCAGTTTTTTCATGGTTTATATGCTACCACAGATATTACCAAAGACCCTATGAGTGCCGGTAGACAAATGGGTGGTCATTTTGGTACACATAGTTTAAACGAAGATGGTAGTTGGAAAAACTTAACAGAACAAAAAAATAGTAGTCCAGATATTTCTCCTACTGCTGGGCAAATGCCTAGGTTATTAGGTTTGGCACAAGCGTCTAAAATTTACAGAAATGTTTCTGGCATAGACACTACAAACTTCTCTAACAACGGTAATGAGGTTGCTTGGGGTACAATTGGTAATGCAAGCACAAGTGAAGGACACTTTTTTGAAACTATAAATGCTGCTGGTGTTTTACAAGTACCTATGGTAATTAGTGTATGGGATGATGCTTACGGTATTTCTGTACACGCAAGACACCAAACTACAAAAGAAAATATTTCTGAAATTCTTAAAGGTTTTCAAAGAGATGAAAATAATAAGGGTTATGAAATTATAAAAGTTAACGGCTGGGATTATACCGCATTAATTCACGCTTACGAGAATGCTTCTGAAATTGCAAGAACAGAACACGTTCCTGTACTTATTCACGTAAAAGAATTAACACAGCCTCAAGGGCACTCTACTTCTGGTTCACACGAAAGATACAAATCTCCTGAAAGACTAGAGTGGGAAAAGGAAAACGATTGTAACAAACGTTTTAAAGAGTGGATTATAGAAAATAATATAGCTACAGAAGAAGAACTGAACGCTATAGATAAAGAAACTAAAAAGGAAGTACGTACTGCCAAAAAAGAAGCTTGGGCAGAATTTATTAACCCTAATAAAGAAGAAAAAAAAGCTTTAGTTGTTGTTTTAGATAATGCTGCTAGCAAAAGCCCTAACAAAAATTTTATTGCAAAAATTAAAAACGATTTAATTGCAATAGAAGAACCAATTAAAAGAGATTTAGCATCTAGTGCCAGAAAAGCTTTACGTTATTTAATTGGTGAAAACTCACCTGAGAAACAGGCTTTAACAAACTGGATTACAAACTATTTAAATGAAATGCAACCTAAGTACAGCTCTCATTTATATAGTAATTTACCTAACAAAGCTACAAATATAGAAGAGGTTAAACCAGTTTATGATGAAAACCCAGAATCTGTAGATGGTAGAGTAATACTAAGAGATAATTTTGATCACATTTTTGGGAACAACCCTAACACTTTAATATTTGGTGAAGATGCTGGTGCTATTGGAGATGTAAATCAAGGACTAGAGGGCTTACAAGCTAAATACGGAGAACATAGAGTTGCAGATACTGGTATTAGAGAAGCTACTATTATTGGCCAAGGAATTGGTATGGCTTTAAGAGGATTAAGACCTATAGCAGAAATTCAATATTTAGATTATTTAATGTATGCATTGCAAACATTAAGTGATGATTTAGCAACACTACTATACCGTACTGTTGGTAAACAAAAAGCTCCTTTAATAATTAGAACTAGAGGACACAGATTAGAAGGTATATGGCATTCTGGATCACAAATGGGTGGTTTTATACACCTGTTAAGAGGTATGCATATTCTTGTACCGCGTAATATGGTTAAAGCCGCAGGTTTTTATAACACCTTATTAAAGTCTGATGAGCCTGCTTTGGTAATAGAGTGCTTAAATGGCTACAGATTAAAAGAAGATAAGCCAGCTAACTTAGGAGAACACTGTACTCCTATTGGAGTTGTAGAAACGGTAAAAGAGGGTACAGACATAACCGTATTATCTTATGGGTCTACACTACGTATTGTACAACAAGTAGCAAAAGAATTGTTAGAGGTTGGAATAGATATAGAAGTAATAGATGCTCAAAGTTTACTACCTTTTGATATTAATCATGATGTGGTAAAAAGTGTGCAAAAAACCAACAGATTACTAGTTGTTGATGAAGATGTACCAGGAGGATGCTCTGCTTATTTACTACAAGAAATAACAGAAAAACAAGGAGCTTACAAGTATTTAGACAGTATGCCACAAGCAATAACTGCTAATGCCCATAGACCTGCATATGCAACAGATGGTGACTATTTTTCTAAGCCAAATGCAGAAGATATATTTGAAAAAATATACGATATAATGCATGAAGCTAATCCTAGCAGTTTTCCAAAACTTAGGTAA
- a CDS encoding TIGR00730 family Rossman fold protein → MRREKHPKGWNEIKTNDSWALFKIMGEFVHGFEKMSAIGPCVSVFGSARTKEGSKYYELAVDVAKSIAEAGYGVITGGGPGIMEAGNKGAHLAGGTSVGLNIELPFEQHDNPYIDHDKSINFDYFFVRKVMFVKYSQGFVVMPGGFGTLDELFEAITLIQTNKIGKFPIILVGTSFWTGLIDWVKETMLGEGNISASDLDLIKIVDTADEVVEIIDAFYKGHDLSPNF, encoded by the coding sequence ATGAGAAGAGAAAAACACCCTAAAGGCTGGAACGAGATAAAAACTAACGACTCTTGGGCACTTTTTAAAATAATGGGAGAATTTGTACACGGATTTGAAAAAATGAGTGCCATTGGACCTTGTGTTTCTGTATTTGGGTCTGCACGTACAAAAGAGGGGTCTAAATATTATGAACTAGCTGTAGACGTAGCAAAAAGTATTGCAGAAGCTGGTTACGGTGTTATTACTGGTGGCGGACCAGGTATTATGGAAGCTGGTAATAAAGGTGCTCACTTAGCAGGTGGCACATCTGTTGGTTTAAATATAGAATTGCCTTTTGAACAGCATGACAATCCATATATAGACCATGACAAAAGCATAAACTTTGACTACTTTTTTGTTAGAAAAGTAATGTTTGTAAAATATTCTCAAGGTTTTGTTGTAATGCCTGGCGGATTTGGAACTTTAGATGAACTTTTTGAAGCCATTACACTAATACAAACTAACAAAATTGGAAAATTCCCAATTATACTTGTTGGTACTAGCTTCTGGACTGGTTTAATTGATTGGGTTAAAGAAACAATGCTTGGTGAGGGTAATATTAGTGCTTCAGATTTAGATCTTATTAAAATAGTAGATACTGCAGACGAAGTTGTAGAAATAATTGATGCCTTCTACAAAGGACATGATCTTAGTCCTAACTTCTAA
- a CDS encoding DoxX family protein: MRDNIKTNIGLALLRIAPSAMMLTHGIPKLQNFFSGDEIKFPDPIGIGASPSLFLAVIGEVLCPIFIILGYKTRWFAVPAAVTMLIAAFVQHAADPFSVKEMAVLYLLFFMIIFLLGPGRFSVDGK; encoded by the coding sequence ATGAGAGATAATATAAAGACAAATATAGGATTGGCGCTTTTGCGTATTGCGCCATCTGCAATGATGCTTACACACGGAATACCTAAATTACAAAACTTTTTTAGTGGCGATGAAATAAAATTTCCAGACCCAATTGGTATAGGAGCTAGCCCTTCTTTATTTTTAGCGGTAATTGGTGAAGTTTTATGTCCAATTTTTATAATATTAGGGTACAAAACAAGATGGTTTGCTGTACCAGCTGCTGTAACAATGTTAATTGCTGCATTTGTACAACACGCTGCAGATCCTTTTAGTGTAAAAGAAATGGCTGTACTTTACCTTCTGTTTTTTATGATTATATTTCTTTTAGGTCCTGGTAGATTTAGTGTAGACGGTAAATAA